TTCTCCCCCCTGCTTCTCCTTGCCCTCCTCGTCTCCATGGCTTTGTTCAGCATCGCTTTACGGTGCTCCACGCTTCCAATGCCAGCCCTGAATTCGGGCTGTTTCCGAAGggtttctcccagctgctggctctgtcCTTGcctccatctgttttttttggttggatTTTGCAAAGATGCCATTCCCGGGAGTTTTCTCCAGTGTGTCTGGTGGTGCCacggggctgctctgcctgcgAGGGCATCAGCTTGGTCATCCTAAGCTCTCTCCCAGCCTGGTGGCGTTTCTCTGCTCTCCCATCCTAATCCAGTTATCACGGCTCAGAGGCACAGCTGGCCTCGCGGGGCAAGACTCCCGTGCAGCGCCCCGGCTGCCCCAGCAGCCGTGTTCAGGTGTTCAAATGCCTTTGGTGGTGGAAGCTTTCCAGAGCCACCAGACCCCAGTCTGGTTTCATGCCCCCTTCTTTTCTCGCAGGCACTTCAGGGTGTTTGGTTTTAAAGTGCTCACGTTTTCCGTGCAGGATCTGCCCTCCAGCAGTCCCTGCTCACGGGCTGTTGTTTTCCCCTGCACTGTTGCAAGCTGCCTGCTCACCTGTGACGTATAACACggtttttctgtgaaaactcCCAAGTTCTTCCCAACCCCACCCCAAAAGCTCCTCGGGCTGTCTGGGCTTTTGCTGGTCTCCCCAGGTCGGTGGTGGGTTTCCATCGGGGATGTCACCCCGGGGGGCACCACAGCCCTCGCAGCCCTGTCTCCTGACTCGTGCACATCCCGTGTCTCGTCCCCGTGGGGTTTTATGGCTGAGCCAGCCCGAGGGAAGTGCCCGCCACGTGCCTGCACTGATGCCCTTCGGTGGGGCCGTCCCGGCTCTTCCCAGAGCATCTCGCTCCCACCCTGCTCCCTCTCGGGGTCACCCCCGGTTCCTGCCCGCTCCGGAGCCCCAGCACAAAGCCACGCAGCTGGCATGGCGCTGGCCGGCTCGGGGATAATCGGGGATTGTCTCGGTGACGTCCCCGGTTTGTCATCTCGTGTTGAAATGGGGGCAGGGAAAAGGATGCTTGGGCCCTTTCAGGATCATACCGGGTCTTGCCGAGGCAGATAACACCCGCTGCCGTGGCTGGAGCATTTACGTGGAAGATTTGGGTTGAGATCGGGGTTTTTCACCAGGCTGAGAGGTCTGTCAGTGTGAGAGCTAATGAGGCCGggcaggaggtggaggaggaccTGGCTCGGCGATGGCTGCCCAGTGGCAAAACAAGGGGAAGCCGCAGGTCCCCGGCGCTGGCAGCCTCTCGCTCCTGTCCCCGCgttgcctctcctctcctctccatgcCTGCcgtctcctccttccttctgaCACATCTTTTCCAAGACGACCTACATTTTTCTCgctgtggctgctgcctgggctgctcctgcagtgaatcctctcctcccccatcttcctctttatttcagtttatttaagcAGGAGATGCCGGGAGCGGTGCACGTGCTCCTTGGCTTGCTGGGGCTTTCGCGGCATCACCGCAGCCCCCAAAGCCCTGCAAAATCCACCCCCCTTCCCTGGTGtgtggctctgcagggctgcgtGTTGTGTGGGGCTTGTATGGGATTTCACATCCACGTTGAGTGCTTCTGGTTGCTTCCCCGGTGCCATTACCCCGGTGCCACAGGTGGGCCGTGCATGGTGCCGGTGACTCCCCGGGCTGATGTGCATGGGCTGCAGGCGGTCCGGTGCCGTCCCCTGGCTCCGTGGGTGTCCCCACCGTGTGCAGAGCAGGGGGATGGTGTCCACGGGTCTTTCTGGTGGAGGAGGGAGCCAGCCGTAGGTCTGGGGTCTTTCCAAGCCTTGGTGTAAGCAGTCCTGCCCCGTTTGCAGGGACAGTGGGGGCTTGACCCAGGGGGTTGaacaggagggatggggagcacAGCGGGGAGGTGTCctgggggaaaaggaggagaccAAGGTGGTAGCCCCCATCTACAGGCTGAGCACTGGCAcgtcccatcctgtccccacCAGTGCCATCCCAGGCAGCGAGAAACGGGCTGCGGGTCTGACGTGTGCCACGTGCATCTCCCCGCAGGATGAGATCGAGGAGCTGCGCGCCGAGATGCTGGAGATGAGGGACGTCTACATGGAGGAGGACGTCtaccagctgcaggagctgcggcAGCAGCTGGACCAGGCCAGCAAGACGTGCCGCATCCTGCAGTACCGGCTGCGCAAAGCCGAGCGGCGCAGCCTGCGCGTGGCGCAGACCGGCCAGGTGGACGGCGAGCTCATCCACAGCCTGGAGCAGGACGTCAAGGTGATGCTCGGGGGGCGGCggtccccccatgtccccagccccaggtgctGGGGGATGCCCAGGAGAAGGGGTGGAGCAAGGGGGGATTGGTCTCAAAGTGGTTTGGGGTGAGATGTGCAAGGTCTTGGGGTGCAGCTCCCCCAAAAGCTGGGGTCCTGGGAGCTGCTTCTCCCTTTGGCCATCATGGAAACCTTGCAGAGCCCTGGGCTGGCATGGGGACAAGGTGACTGCTGTGGGGTGGCATTGCCTCGCCCTCCCCAGCCGCCAGCCCGGTGCCGGGGAGTGTTTGCTGAGCACTCCTTCCCACACAGCCGCTGCCGGAGGGGTGCCGTGGCAGCCGGGGACGTCCTGGCGCCGGGGGGTGGCTCGAGGAGCAGCTCGGTTTTTCGAGAGGTGACAGAGGAGCCCGAGACCAAGCActgggggggggctcaggggcCGTGCAGGGATGCTCATGCAGTGCTGACCCCCAGCAATGCCTCCcgcaggggctggagccagggCACGCTTGGCTCTGGGGGCTCTTGTGAGGTTTTTCCGTAACCCGATGCAGCAGCTCGCCTttccctctctgcggggctgctccgcTCGCCCCCCTCCCAGCCGTGCAGCTGCTGCGCCATGGCGAGCCCCCGGCTTTGGCGCTGCTTTTCCAGCATGGTGGCCTGGAAAAAAGCTCAAAAAGGCGACGAGCATCCCGCAGCACCGCGATACGATGGAGGAAAGCAGGGTTCGGCCAGTGGAAATAGGGGCAGGGGAATGGTGGTCACAGCGTGTGATGGAGGGGACACACGCGGTGTGCGTGGCCTGGGGACAGGGTGTCACCCAGCGCGGTGTCTGCTCCCAAGGGTctcagcagcaccctggggagcTCCATGGGTGCTGTTTGGGGATGGGAGGTGCCCATGAGGTCCTGTCCACGTGTTGTGGCCGCAGTGTGCTGCTGTACCCGGCCCGATGACAGCCCCGTTGTGTCCCCAGGTGGCCAAGGACGTCTCCGTGCGGCTCCACAACGAGCTGGAGGtggtggagaagaaaaggatcaggctggaggaggagaacgAGGACCTGCGCCAGCGGCTGATCGAGACGGAGCTGGCCAAGCAGGTGGTGCAGAACGAGATGGACAAGCTCCGAGAGGTGAGAGGGACACGGAGGGGGGACCagcgggcggccccggggctcaGCCCCTAGCAGGTGTCCTGGCCCTGTGCCACGGCAGCCCCTGGCCCTGCTCGCATCGCTGAAACCCAAACCGTGCTGCAGATGCTCGTGAAACTCGAGCAGCGCTGCCCTGCGCGAGGCGAGCGCCGTGATGTGCAGACAGCAGGGCTGTCCTGACCGCCCGCGGGAGGGATGTGGTCCTGCACCACAGCTTCGTGTGGCTTGGGCTCGTCCCCTTAGGGCACGACTGGGCTTGGCTGGTACACACGTGGTCCCCTGCGGGTGTCCTGCAAAGCCACGTGCGTGTCTGCACGAGACCAGGGTGCTCCGCACCGTCAGTCTGGGACAAGCTCCCAGCCTGGAGCGCTGCTGGTCCCCGTGCAGCAAGGGGACATCCCATCCACTCCATCCTCGGGGACAGGAAAGGCATCCCGGTGCCAGCACAGCCGTGCAATCAATCACGGCGCTTGTAACCCACTTCCCTACTGCCCCGAATGCCTcaggtccctggggagcctggggaGGCGGCGCTGGCTGAGCGCAGGGCAgtgtgctggggggggacgTGGTGGCAtcgcccagccctgctgcctaCTCGGGGCCACCAGgagtggggacagggacagagggCTGCACGCATGGGACAGGAGATTGCCCCTCTGCAGCCACGTGAGCCCGAAGGGGACGCTGCCGGCTTGCACGGGACCTTCTCTGGGGTgcttggggctgctggcaggtcTGTGCTAGGACAATGCTGGGGACAATTCCAGCTGTCACTCCAGGCGAGCCCTGTGGGGACAAAGCCGGGCGTGCTGGgtgcttctgcagctcctgctgggctctgcactgAGCACAGGGGCTTGCTTCCACTCTTGGAAAGGGTGCGTCCCCAGGCGTTGGGGTTACTCACTTATTCCAGAGCGTTAATTAGGCAAAGGAGCGAGTTAACAGCCCTCAGCCGCCTCCTCCCTTCTGCCGGAGGGCGCAGGGCAGCACACAGCTTGTTAGCGGCAAGGCAAAcaggaggaggctgggcagggctgggcttgCCCCTCGGGCTGGTTCTTTCTCGCTTCCACGAGGTTTTTCCGTGGTGGGACGTGCAGTGTGTCCCCCAAGGTGCCTTCGCCCCCCTGGGCTCGATCCCAGCCTCAGGGACCGCAGCACCTCCAGCGTGGGACACGGGGCAAGGGCACGCTCGTCCCCAGTGGGTCCGGGCCGAGGGATGCCGACGTGGCACAGGCAACCCCCGGGGgggtgcagcagctccagcgCTGGTCTTGGCCTTAATAGGAAAGCTGGAGCCCGGCACCTTGGCACAGGCAGCCGCTTACATttcacagctgctttctttggCTGCTGGGGCCTCAGCGCCAGCTTGGAAGCACGCCCGAGGCGGCCCCTGGCCCCTGTGCCTGAGGGGGCTTCGGCCCTGCTGCATCGCCCATACCGGCAGAGCGGGATGGGGTGCGTGGCTGGGGACAGGTTCACACTGATGTGGGTATTTTTAGACCCTTATGGCTCTGCCTGGGCTCCCCGTGTCCCAGCTGTCCTCGCTAGCCTGGGGGTCATCCCTTGTGCCCCCAGGGATGCTGGTGCTGACTGCTACTGGGTGCTTCTCGTGCCGGGGCAGTCCGAGGGACGGGAGGGTGATTTCTGGGGGATTTAGGGATGGGAATCCCGCTGTCACGCTCTCgcaggctgtccccagcagcgTGACAGCCAGTGGCTGATCCCAGGTCTCCgtttgcagctgcagccagtCAGGGAGAAAGGCACCAGGGACGTGTcccccctgctgcctgcacgCAGGGAAGAGGTGGTGGGGAGCATCGGCTGCTGCTCCCAAGCTGGGATGCCCCAGAGCCATCTCGGCCTGGGATTCCCCGCTCCGTCCCGCCGTGACTCAGCCTCTCCACCACTCGcttcctgctccctccctgctctcgTGCCCGCAAGGGTATTTCTGGCCAAGCCCCATGACACGACGCCTGGCAGGCTGGCTCCCCCGTGGTGAGGGGCTCATCCCATGGGGCCCTGGCATTTTTCTGGCTGTCACGAGCCGTGGAGCCGTCAGCGCTGCCCTGCCTGCgatgtccccagccctggggggtGGCCGGGTGGCTCTTTGTGTCCGCACTGGCGTGCCGTGCTGCATCCGTGGGTAACATCCCACTCTTCTCTCTGCAGAATTCCCTGAAGAAAAGGGGGTCTCGCTCCATCGGAAAGGCCGAGAAGAAGCCATCAGTGCAGGTACGGGCTGCGGTGCCCGCCCCAGGTAGCGGTGCCGGCCGGTGGCCGCTGAGCCTGGCACAGGGGGGAGTCCCGGGCAGGGCGGCGACATCCCCTCCTTGCAGGgcttctctgccttctgcacAAGGCAGGGATTGATGTGCTGGGCCATCCTCCTTGTCCTCAAGGATCCCTTGTCTCCTTTATCAATGGGGCCTCAGAGCAGGCAGTGGCTTGAACCTTTTCCtcgtgctggggctgcctgtgccagcggctgggctgcagggtggtCCCGGGGGGCCTGGGGTCCCTgtggggagcagctggaggccgctgtccctgtccctgcccctgccccgtgACAGGCCGCTGGGCGAGCGCGGGGAGGGGGacgtgccagcagcaggaggatttCATCTGTCACTTGCTGttgtgctgagctgctgtgagTCCTAATGCTGTCAGCGGGgaggggcagagctgcctgctgccggTAGGAGCGCGAGGGCTTTAACACCCCCTGAATCCCCTTCCGAAGGCAGACCCGTGTGATCTGTTCTGGGCAGCAGACCTGCTCCCCCAAAGCCTGGCGGGGAGCCCCGTGAAGTTGCTCCTGCTGAGAGGGTCTCATCACGGGGACCCCGGGGTTCCTGGCTgaccccatgtccccatgtccctgcaaAGCGCAGCCGAGCACACACCCCGCTGCTCCCCTCGCTGTCGTCTTCATGGAGCTGAGAGCCCCGCTgcggggccgtggggctggccgtgggcagggcaggagcggGTGCAAAGCCAAAGCCATCCCCGGGTTCCCCGGGGTGCCGATGCCCTGGCAGCGGGTCCCcgtcctccctccctccctcccgctccAGTGCAGCCACCCGTGACTCAGCGGTGCCTTCCTGGGCCCCTTTCCTGCCCAGCCGTGCTGGGCTCTCACAGAacatggagctggggcaggggcaggctcAAAACCAAGCTCCATCCCCTCTGTCCCCCACCCCAGGAGCTCTCGAGGTGCTCCCCGTGCTGCCTGGGGTGTGGGTGTCCCCCCGGCCAtgccaggggcagggggaggcgcccgcttgtggctttttttttttttttttcctggaaaaaacagGAACTGAGGTCACGTCTGCCCAGCTGGGACTGCGGCCTTGTGGCGCTGGCCCCCCCCTCCACTGTCCCCGTGGCCATACTGGGGAATAAGGCAGCACCCCgagcccagggcagcccctCTGGGCTGGAGGCACCACAGTGTTTGGTGGCTCCCAGAGCTGTGTGGGCACCGCTGCCCGTGCTGGAGGGGGACTGGGGTGCTGTGGACGGGGTGAGCTGGCGGTGGGTGCCACCAGCGGGTCCCCTCCTGGCGGTCAGTGGGCTGGAGTGACCCCGCGGCACAGGAAACCACGAGCTGGGCGTCAGGAAATCCTGGTCCTCTGTCCAAAAACTGCTCCGTAGCTGAGAAACGGTCTCTGAGGGCAAACAGCGGAGCTGGCTGTTGATAAATTTAAAAGCAGCCTGAGCAAAACCCCATGCACGGTTCCGGGAAGCAAAAGGgctcaggcagggctgggggcttggCTGGGGCTGCCACCCCCGGGCGTGGTGGGGGCAGcaaggacagggacaggacagggacagggatgggtGGCTGGGAGGAAAGGGGCTGGGTGAGGGGTGGGACCTGGGGAGGTTTCCAGCcctcatgaaaaacaaaacccgaCCAGAAGAAGGCCTCGTTCCAGCCACTTCCGCAGGCACCCGGCAGCTTTCCCTCCCCGTCACACGTGGTGGCAGGGCTAGGCCAGGTCCCCACGTCCCACCTCGGTGTCGGTGGCTGATGTCCCTCAGGTCCACCAGGACCTTCCTAACGCCTGTCCCCGCTCGGTCCCCAGGAGGACAGCGCGGACCTGAAGTGCCAGCTGCATTTCGCCAAGGAGGAGTCGGCCCTGATGTGCAAGAAGCTGACCAAGCTGGCCAAGGAGAACGACGGCAtgaaggaggagctgctgaagtACAGGTCCCTCTATGGGGACCTCGACAGCTCCCTGTccgtggaggagctggccgacTCGCCCCACTCGCGCGAGGCCGAGCTCAAGGTCCACCTCAagctggtggaggaggaagcCAACATCCTCAGCCGCAGGATAGTGGAGCTGGAGGTGGAGAACCGCGGCCTGCGGGCAGAGATGGACGACATGAAGGGCCAGGGGGACAGGGAGCTGCCGGGGCAGGACCTGCGGTTCCTGGCGTGCCCCTCGGGCTGTGGGGATGCGGGGGACACGGTGGTGGAGCTGCGCCGGCACCTGCAGTTCGTGGAGGAGGAGGCCGACCTGCTGCGACGCtcgctgctggagctggaggacCAGAACAAGCTCCTGATGAACGAGCTCAACAAGTACAAGTCGGACCACGAGCTGGACGTGACGCTGTCAGAGGATAGTTGCTCGGTGGTCAGCGAGCCCTcgcaggaggagctggccaCGGCCAAGGTGCAGATCAGCGAGCTGAGCGGCAAGGTGAAGAAGCTGCAGTACGAGAACCGCGTCCTCCTCTCCAACCTCCAGCGCTGCGACCTGGCCTCCTGCCAGACCACCCGGCCCATGCTGGAGACCGACGCCGAGGCTGGGGACTCAGCGCAGTGCATCCCCACCGCCGGCTGGAGGGACGGGCACGGCGGCGAGGCCgagcagcaggacagggtgCCCGGCGGGGGGAAGGCGCTGGATGGCGGTCCCGCTGCCAAGCTCCTCAAGGTCAAGGACTTCGAGACCCTGCTGGGCATCCGGGACCAAGCGGCGCTCGTCAGCAAAGCCATCGACGTCTTGATCTCGGACGCCAATGGCTTCACCTCCAGCTTGAAGCTGTGCCTGGACAATGAGTGCgtgggggggctgctggccgAGGCAGTGGATAACAGCAGCGAGGGCCCCAGCGACGCCAAGCTGATGAACGTGCTCCTCAtgaggctgggggtgctgcagcaggacctgggcTGCTTCATGAGGAAGGTGGACCACCTCGCCGGCGGCCTCAAGGAGCACACAgactccttccccttctccggCAGCCACGAGGCCACCAAAGAGGGGCTGCAGAAGGAGAATGGCTCCGACTTCCAGGTACGGGGCTTCTTTCCACGGCCGCCCTGCAGCACTTGTTGGTTTATTtgctgcttcttgctctgtTCTCCTGCTTTAACGGAACAAACCCTGACCCGTAATGTTCCCCTCCTCGTGGCTCCCCAGAGCAATCCCCCAACTAACGCTCCCCTCGCTGCATGCCGTGGCACCCGGGACAGGATAGGACTCTGCTCCAACAGAGTGTGCGCCGGGCGGGAgatggggccggggggctcACAGCGATGTCCCACCCCGGTGGGGCGGCTTGGCTGCTCTCCTCCATCTGTGGCCAGGCTCCTCGCAGAGCCAAGCATCCCCACCTGTGATGCTCTTTGCTGATTGGGATGGGCCCCTGGTTTGAAAGACTGTCCAGTCGGCATCGTAAGAGCACCCcaagttcacagaatcacagaatcatttaggttggatcacccagtccaacctctgacctaacactaacaagtcctccactaaaccatatcactaagctctacatctaaacgtctttcaaagacctccagggatggtgactcaaccacttccctgggcagcccattccaatgcctaacaaccctttcagtaaagaagttcttcctaatacccaacctaaacctcccttgcAACCTGGCTTGCAAGCACCCAACTTGGAAGGAACTTCATCCCCATTGGTGTGCACTGAGACGGTTCCCAGGCAGGGTAATTCGCAGAGCAAAAACCCCAAGGCAACTTTGTCTCCAGCGGGGAACCCTCCCATGGAGAGCAGCCCATGCCCTCCTGTCTGGGGAGGCCAGTTCATGCCAGGACAGCCAGGGATGGGGACCTGGCTGGGGACACAGGTCCCACCATGGACACAGGGCACCTTTCTGGAGCACACTCGCTTGTTCAGAGTCCTAtttttctgcatgctgctgGACCGCAgtcccaccagccccaggtCCCGGTCTCCCCCAGTCACTGCATGGCACCGTAACTGGTGtttgcacattttttccctctttctctcttttttccccttccccaaacaATCCAGGCCACGTGTCTCGTCATCCTGTGTTTCCTTTTGGTTTCCACATTGTCTCCCACCATGGTGATGAAGTTCCTTCTCCTCACCATCCTTTTTGTTGTCTTGTAGTCCTTTACTGTTTCGGAGAcccattgttttgttttctggctttcttttcttcccgCTCTTTTGGTTTGTTCTCATTAACTTGCCCACGCATGCAGCAGCCTGATTTTAGGGACGCCGACCCTTACCGCATCACCCACGCCAAGGACACGGACCCCGCGCATCCCCGGAGCTACAAAACCTGCCGGCCCGACGAGAACGACTCCTACGCCACCGAGGTACGGAGCCACCTGCCCAGCACGGACAGGGAGCCGCGCGTGTCCCGTcagtggggctggcagggtcggggctgcccggggagcaGCTCGGTgggagggctgcagagctggaggaggggTGCTGAGCACGTCCCCCTGCCCGCTGGGCACCCACCATCCCTCTTGTGCCCTTGCAGatgaaggagctgcagctggtgctgtcGGAGGCCAACGAGAGCCTacgggggctgcaggagcagctctcgCAGGAGAGGCAGCTGCGGAAGGACGAGGTGGACAACTTCTCGCAGAAGATCTGCCAGGTGAGCGGGCGGTGGTGGCCCCAGGAGGGAGGGTCCCCACGTGCACGGCCCCGGGCTGGTGACCCCCCTGGCGACACCCAGACCACACAACCTCCCATCCTCGAGGGACGCAGGGGCTGAGCGTGCCTCTCTGTGCACGTGGGCGTGCAGCCATGCAGGGCTCACACCTTTTGCCTTGATGGCCCCGCTGTCCCGGGGGATTGCAGCTACCTGTAGGCTGAGCTGGGGGCATTAAATTTGGGGTCCCATGCTGGGCTGGGGCTATGGGGAGGAGACACGACAGCCTGCACAGGTGCTGGTGGCTCAATGCATCCCTCCGCAGCTGAAGGAAGACCACCAGAAAGCCTTGCTGCGGCGTGAGTTCGAGCTGCAGAGCCTGAACCTGCAGAGGcggctggagcagaagttctgGAGCCAGGAGAAGAACCTGCTGGTACAGGAGTCACAGCAGTTCAGGCAGagcttcctcctgcttttcatGAAGCTCAAGTGGTTCCTCAAGCGCTGGCGCCAGGGCAAGATAGTGCACAGCGAGGGCGATGACTTTCTGGAGGTACCGTGGGCACGGGCGGTGGGACACTCGGatgtcccctgtccctgtctGGGTGCTGTGGGATCCTCACGGGATCCATGGGACCCTCAGCAAGCTGCCTGTGCTGTCCCCTGCAGGTGAACAGCATGAAGGAGCTGtacctgctgctggaggaggaggagctcgccccgcagcagcaggcggaCAACAAGACCTGCGCTGGGGATGCCTGGACCCCCAACACGGTGAGTGGGGTGGGCAGGATCGGTCCCCACCGGGCATCACTGTTGGCCGGTGGGGTGATCCCAAACCCTGGTGGCACCCCATGTCCctccccccggggctggcagcatGCAGGACCGGGGCGCAGAGGCGGCAGCCCCCGCTCACCCCCCGGTCCCCGGCAGCCCAACGAGTGCATCAAGACGCTGGCGGACATGAAGGTGACCCTGAAGGAGCTGTGCACCGAGCTGCGGGAGGAGCGGCGCGGCGCCGgcgagctgcagcagcagttcacCAAGGCCAAGGCCGCCTGGGAGATGGAGCGTGCCGAGCTCAAGTGCCACATCGCCCAGGTGGGAGACACggggggggacgtggggctggggggctgcccgCGCCAGGTGCCAAGCcgtggctgctggggagggctgggaggaaggaTGGCACGGCGGGAATCACAATGAGCAGCAGCTCCGGCAGGCGAGTTTCTATAGCAACGGGGCTGGCACGAAAATCCCGACTGCGGGAGCAGAGGATGCTCTTTATTCCTCTGCTGGGTTTGTCTGGGGTGGGTGGGATGGTGCCGGGGCTCACTGTGCTCTGGCCATGCACCACGCTCATCCCgtcccctgctggagcagcaccagAGCCCTCTTCTCCTGTCCCCTCGGTCCCCTGGCCCGTTCTGCCCTGCTTTTGTGGTGGTGAGGGGTTTTGGCTCCCTGGTGCCATGCTGGCAGCAGCCGGTGGCTGTGCATCTGCTCACCAGAGCAGTGCCAGCGCTTCCCGGGCGGTGTTTCTCCATGGTGCCCATCCACGGTCCCCAATTCCCCTGTCTCCTCCCCAAAAGCAAGCAGAGCCACCGTGGGGGCGGCAGCCCTGTTCCAGATGCCTTCAGGGCCAGCAGCGGCAGCGTCCTCAGGGAGCGCTCTGCCAGCCCCGCAGGCAGTGCCACCCTCACGGGGCGGGGAGGAGTGCCGTGGGGACATCCAGCCCCCGTCCCGTTGGGTGACCGTCCGTCGGTCCGTCTGGCACGACGGGGCTGCCAACGCCATGTCCCCGCAGCTGGAGGCCAAGGCGGGCAAAGGCCTCACCGAGCGGGCGCTGCCGGACTGGAAGGTGGCCCTGAAGAGGGAGCGCGAGGagcaccagcacctcctggccGAGTCATACAGCGCCGTCATGGACCTGACCAAGCAGCTGCAGATCAGCGAGAAGAACTGGAACCAGGAGAAGGTGGAGCTGCTGGCCCGCTTcaaggaggagcagcagcaggcggaGCAGCAAGCGAAGGACCTGCAGAACAAACTCAACCAGGTATGGTGTCCCCGACCGTGCACGTGTCCTCCAGCCTCCGCTGCTTGCTCGCTGTGCTTGAATGCTCCTGGGGCACACCTGGCGAGCGAGCAGCAGATGCTTTGCTTGCCCAGAGGGGCACATGCACACGTTGAGTGACCAGCGTGTTCTCCAGTTGCAGAAAGGAACCAACCCATGGGCTTTGAAGCACTCTGAAATGGAGAAGCACGGCGGCAACTGGAAAGAGGTGGGCAAGAGAGGGTGGCATGGTCTTTTGGCTTCCCATTGGGCTCAGGTCTGGGTTAAAAATTAGGGGGAGGTTGTGCGCACCCCAAAATAGCATCCCCTCAAGCAGCAGTCTCCCAGCAATGGTTGCAGGGAGGCCACCAGGGATTAGGGAGATGGAGACAGCAGAGAGCATGGCTCATCCTGCTGTGGCAAACCCTAGGGGCTTCAGACAGTTGATTTAGAATAGTTTTGGTCACAGCCAGCCCTGTGTAGCCTTGGGAGTGGGGTGCAGGACCTGGGGACGTTGGGGAGGTGCCTGAAAGGAGCAGggtgcagcccctgctccagcacatcCGTGTGCTATGGGCCTGTGCCTTCTGCCACCAGAGCTTGCTTCTGTGTCCTCCTAGGCTCTCAATGAAAAAATCACAGACAAAGAGACAATCTCTGAAGAAGAAGCCAAGGGAACCAACTTAAAAAGGTGAGTGTGTCAGTGGTGTGATCCTCAGGGCGTGGAGGAGGTCAGCAGCCCTCAGAGCCAGGCCTGCCTCCAGCTCTGACTGGACACAGACGTGGCCCAGGATTGTCCCGGAGGCGAGAAGCAGGACTGGGTGCCCAGCAGGTCCCGTTGGGGTGGTGCCTTCAGC
This genomic window from Cygnus olor isolate bCygOlo1 chromosome 16, bCygOlo1.pri.v2, whole genome shotgun sequence contains:
- the SOGA1 gene encoding LOW QUALITY PROTEIN: protein SOGA1 (The sequence of the model RefSeq protein was modified relative to this genomic sequence to represent the inferred CDS: deleted 1 base in 1 codon), encoding MASSRLQLSTSLAFSDLTEELLDAGTDGLLRELEDLRSENDYLKDEIEELRAEMLEMRDVYMEEDVYQLQELRQQLDQASKTCRILQYRLRKAERRSLRVAQTGQVDGELIHSLEQDVKVAKDVSVRLHNELEVVEKKRIRLEEENEDLRQRLIETELAKQVVQNEMDKLRENSLKKRGSRSIGKAEKKPSVQEDSADLKCQLHFAKEESALMCKKLTKLAKENDGMKEELLKYRSLYGDLDSSLSVEELADSPHSREAELKVHLKLVEEEANILSRRIVELEVENRGLRAEMDDMKGQGDRELPGQDLRFLACPSGCGDAGDTVVELRRHLQFVEEEADLLRRSLLELEDQNKLLMNELNKYKSDHELDVTLSEDSCSVVSEPSQEELATAKVQISELSGKVKKLQYENRVLLSNLQRCDLASCQTTRPMLETDAEAGDSAQCIPTAGWRDGHGGEAEQQDRVPGGGKALDGGPAAKLLKVKDFETLLGIRDQAALVSKAIDVLISDANGFTSSLKLCLDNECVGGLLAEAVDNSSEGPSDAKLMNVLLMRLGVLQQDLGCFMRKVDHLAGGLKEHTDSFPFSGSHEATKEGLQKENGSDFQQPDFRDADPYRITHAKDTDPAHPRSYKTCRPDENDSYATEMKELQLVLSEANESLRGLQEQLSQERQLRKDEVDNFSQKICQLKEDHQKALLRREFELQSLNLQRRLEQKFWSQEKNLLVQESQQFRQSFLLLFMKLKWFLKRWRQGKIVHSEGDDFLEVNSMKELYLLLEEEELAPQQQADNKTCAGDAWTPNTPNECIKTLADMKVTLKELCTELREERRGAGELQQQFTKAKAAWEMERAELKCHIAQLEAKAGKGLTERALPDWKVALKREREEHQHLLAESYSAVMDLTKQLQISEKNWNQEKVELLARFKEEQQQAEQQAKDLQNKLNQLQKGTNPWALKHSEMEKHGGNWKEALNEKITDKETISEEEAKGTNLKRTKSVSSMSEFESLLDCSPYLPGKTAPGLGDHSRGKKVSAAAQLLPNGIRDSTGLPPPNCTYVNIEQPAPDGLAKEKLGVSSWDYSRASSFSGHDPAQKQMQRSYTAPDKTGIRIYYSPPVARRLEAPLVHNKEGKIMIEPGFLFTMAKPKEPEESASAESTYSQWLCNFSKQQRELLDGGTVESAVPPVPRFPPSLHDLEISGNMSDDMKEITNCVRQAIRSSSLERKVKSASSQTVGLAHVGTQTIQTVSVGLQTDLPRGGVHGKSWSPRSSSLVSVRSKQISSSLDKVHSRIERPCCSPKYGSPKLQRRSSSKLDASKDRSLWNLHQGKQNGSAWARSTTTRDSPVLSNINDGLSSLFSVVEHAGSTESIWKPGCPEGSRAKPEAPKYGLVQEFFRNVCGRAQSPTGPPEKKDAGTGEEGAKKTEHPGPAAYHPAESASRILSKKVLKQSSCEDPKPSSPGQGSKEAAPRDPDLISALASEDMACDCSSQSLTSCFARPSRSAARHSPSKCRLHPADPPRVEEKPGPLSE